One window from the genome of Synechococcus sp. PROS-7-1 encodes:
- a CDS encoding CAAD domain-containing protein, with translation MSDESTTQVNDTDVTNAAPAGESVDFAERYKDILGKVNETLDKVDWGQAGRIGKVVGIFAAVIVAQILIKGILDTINLLPVVPGLLELLGVVVVGQWSWKNLTTSEKRSALVTRIQTLRKEYLG, from the coding sequence ATGAGCGACGAAAGCACCACCCAGGTGAATGACACCGACGTCACGAATGCTGCCCCAGCTGGTGAGAGCGTCGATTTTGCTGAGCGGTACAAAGACATTCTCGGAAAAGTGAATGAAACCCTCGACAAAGTCGATTGGGGCCAGGCCGGTCGCATCGGCAAGGTTGTAGGAATTTTCGCCGCGGTGATCGTTGCCCAGATCCTGATCAAGGGCATTCTCGACACCATCAATCTGCTTCCCGTTGTTCCAGGCCTGCTGGAGCTGCTTGGTGTGGTTGTGGTCGGCCAGTGGAGTTGGAAAAATCTCACCACCAGTGAGAAGCGCTCAGCCCTCGTCACTCGCATCCAGACACTCCGCAAGGAATATCTCGGTTGA
- a CDS encoding fructosamine kinase family protein — translation MRDQLEQILSKERDLLRGRCLTSIGPVGGGERGACWRADLSDGSAWFLKVSDPASLEAEQRGLRSLRQWSDADLVEVVDVLAWIPLEHRGVLVLPWWEMGNGDQFNLGRGLARLHRRSSLNGPSRFGWDHDGFIGLGPQPAGWSDDWGEAFVELRLKPQLRLAEAWALHENDWSSLLAPLAQWLGDHAPEPCLVHGDLWAGNAGVLADGRGLLIDPASWWADREVDLAMTQLFGGFSSRFLEGYNLEWPLPDGVEQRVDALNLYHLLNHANLFGGGFRERCRQVISRLRKTLQ, via the coding sequence ATGCGGGATCAGCTCGAGCAGATCCTTTCCAAGGAAAGAGACCTGCTGCGGGGACGTTGCCTGACGTCGATCGGACCTGTCGGCGGTGGTGAGCGAGGAGCCTGTTGGAGAGCAGACCTGAGTGACGGCAGCGCTTGGTTCCTCAAGGTCTCTGATCCTGCCTCTCTTGAGGCTGAGCAGCGGGGGCTGCGGTCCTTGCGCCAATGGTCTGATGCTGACCTTGTGGAAGTCGTGGATGTGTTGGCGTGGATCCCCCTTGAGCATCGGGGGGTTCTGGTGCTCCCTTGGTGGGAGATGGGGAATGGCGATCAGTTCAACCTCGGCCGAGGGCTGGCCCGTTTGCACCGGAGGTCGTCACTGAACGGTCCTTCACGGTTTGGTTGGGACCATGACGGCTTTATCGGTCTCGGTCCCCAGCCGGCCGGATGGAGTGATGACTGGGGTGAGGCCTTTGTTGAGCTGCGTTTGAAGCCCCAGCTGCGCTTGGCTGAGGCCTGGGCATTGCATGAAAACGACTGGTCATCTCTTCTTGCTCCGCTGGCCCAGTGGCTTGGCGACCATGCTCCAGAGCCCTGTCTGGTTCATGGGGATCTATGGGCGGGCAATGCCGGTGTTCTGGCCGATGGACGGGGGCTGCTGATCGATCCCGCCAGCTGGTGGGCTGATCGCGAGGTCGATCTCGCCATGACACAACTCTTCGGCGGTTTTTCTAGCCGTTTTCTCGAGGGTTACAACCTTGAGTGGCCCCTGCCGGATGGCGTTGAGCAAAGAGTGGACGCACTCAATCTTTATCACCTGCTCAATCACGCCAATTTATTCGGCGGTGGCTTCCGAGAGCGTTGCCGCCAAGTGATTAGTCGGCTTCGAAAGACGCTTCAGTAA